GTTCATGAAGCGCTTCATCTTTCTGATAAAGAAGAAAAAATGGTTATTGATCTTATGAAAAATATTCAGCAGGAATATCAATCTAATATCGATAAATTCAGTCAGGATGTAATTATTGCGCAAATCGAATTATTACTCACCTATTCAGAACGTTTTTACAACAGACAGTTTATAACCCGCAAAATAAGCAATCATCAAATTCTGGCACGTTTAGAAAAACTTCTCGACGATTATTTCAATCAGGATTCACTGGCAGAAAAAGGACTTCCAACTGTACATTTTATAGCCGAAAACTTAAATGTTTCTCCCAATTATCTAAGCGGATTATTAAAGCATCTTACGGGACAGAGCACCCAACAGCATATTCACAATAAACTAATCGAAAAAGCAAAAGAAAAACTTTCGACGACAAACTTAACCGTAAGCGAAATTGCTTTTGAATTGGGTTTTGAACATCAACAATCTTTCAGTAAATTATTCAAAACCAAGACCAATTTTTCGCCTTTAGAATTCCGACAATCTTTCAATTAAAAAAAATAAATATAAAGAATCATAATTTTCCTATATTCGTAAGAACAAAAAAAAATAAAAATTATGGATCCTTATTTAAGGAATACTTTAGCTGTAATAGCCGGAATAGCGGTTGGAAGTTTAGTAAATATGAGTATCATTGCTTTAGGCGAGTCATGGATTCCGCTTCCGGATGGAGTCGATAATAAAACAATGACAGGACTTCAAAACACCATGCATCTATTCGAAATAAAGCATTTTCTTTTTCCATTTTTAGCCCACGCAACAGGAACCTTTTTTGGTGCCGTTACTACAGCATTAATTGCCATAAACCATAAGAAGAAATTAGCTCTTGGTATTGGTGCTTTTTTTCTTTTTGGAGGAATCGTAATGGTGTGTTCTCTTCCCTCTCCTATTTGGTTTACAATAGTAGATTTAGTTTTTGCTTATATACCGACGGCTTATCTGGCTTTAAAACTGGCCTGCAGAAAACAGAAAA
The sequence above is a segment of the Flavobacterium sp. genome. Coding sequences within it:
- a CDS encoding helix-turn-helix transcriptional regulator; translation: MANQQPHRIKSISEFHQFRDLPKPEHPLVSVYNFQDLKYLNEQEPKSLILDFYSIALKRNANAKMRYGQQEYDFKEGVMLFIAPGQVFSIEGNSELQHTGYSLLIHPDFLWNTPLAQKIKQYEYFGYAVHEALHLSDKEEKMVIDLMKNIQQEYQSNIDKFSQDVIIAQIELLLTYSERFYNRQFITRKISNHQILARLEKLLDDYFNQDSLAEKGLPTVHFIAENLNVSPNYLSGLLKHLTGQSTQQHIHNKLIEKAKEKLSTTNLTVSEIAFELGFEHQQSFSKLFKTKTNFSPLEFRQSFN